The proteins below are encoded in one region of Paenacidovorax monticola:
- a CDS encoding LysR substrate-binding domain-containing protein codes for MIPPLSALQAFEAVARRRSFSLAAHELHLTPSAISHQLAKLESLLGVRLFERSSRGVDLTPAGHSYLQRVGNALGAISTATEDLRHGVQDTLYLHCSPSFASLWLMPRIPRFAQRHPAISLVLSASHVHSDFQLGLVDLDIRYGLPTWPHLEVEPIFSEKVMPLASPEFIRRHALHTPRDLLQVPLIQSMINVAQWPEWFARFEPEHRPERMALKFDRAMMSLDAAVQSLGVALESASLGQAHIASGRLQPVFGDEMSLEVQGHFLVYPARHAARPEVKMFLEWIREEARPAGPR; via the coding sequence GTGATTCCACCGCTGAGCGCTCTCCAGGCCTTCGAGGCCGTTGCCCGACGTCGCAGCTTTTCCCTGGCGGCCCATGAACTGCACCTCACGCCCTCGGCCATCAGCCACCAACTGGCCAAGCTGGAAAGCCTGCTCGGCGTGCGGCTGTTCGAGCGCTCGTCGCGCGGCGTGGACCTGACGCCCGCGGGCCACAGCTACCTGCAGCGCGTGGGCAATGCGCTGGGGGCCATCAGCACGGCGACGGAAGACCTGCGGCATGGGGTGCAGGACACGCTGTACCTGCACTGCAGCCCCAGCTTCGCAAGCCTGTGGCTCATGCCGCGCATCCCGCGCTTCGCGCAGCGCCATCCCGCGATCTCGCTGGTGCTGTCAGCCTCGCACGTGCATTCGGACTTCCAGCTCGGCCTGGTCGATCTCGACATCCGCTACGGGCTGCCCACCTGGCCCCACCTGGAGGTCGAACCCATCTTCTCGGAGAAGGTGATGCCGCTGGCCAGCCCCGAATTCATCCGCAGGCACGCCCTGCACACGCCGCGGGACCTGCTGCAGGTGCCCCTGATCCAGTCCATGATCAACGTCGCGCAATGGCCGGAATGGTTTGCCCGCTTCGAGCCGGAGCACCGGCCCGAGCGCATGGCCCTGAAGTTCGACCGGGCCATGATGAGCCTGGACGCAGCCGTCCAGTCGCTGGGCGTGGCCCTGGAAAGCGCCAGCCTTGGGCAAGCGCACATCGCCAGCGGCCGGCTGCAGCCTGTGTTCGGCGACGAGATGAGCCTGGAGGTGCAGGGGCATTTCCTCGTGTACCCGGCGCGCCACGCCGCGCGGCCCGAGGTGAAGATGTTCCTGGAATGGATCCGCGAGGAGGCCCGGCCGGCGGGCCCGCGCTAG